Part of the Nostoc sp. ATCC 53789 genome, GATCTATTTGGTAAGTGGGAAACTGGGGATGAGGTTCGCGCTGCAACAGCCAAATATCACCCGCCAGATGTACAGTACCTTGGTTATAGAGTACCTGCACGCCTGGATGTTTGACATCATCAGTGCGGTAGACATTAATGGCTTCGCGGGTTTTGTCGTAATTATATTTTTGCGTGAGTTGCAAAACTGCAATAAATTCACCTCTGGAGTTATCCAGACGGATTAAGCCACCTTCTTGCAATGGGGAAGCTACTTCTTCGCTGACTGATAGTGTAATCGGGATTGACCACACAAGACCATTAGCTAGTCGCATTTCTGTAACAGTGCGATCGTAGTCTTCTTGGTTCATAAAACCCGTGAGTGGACTAAAAGCACCGATCGCAATCATTTCTACATCCGAAACGGCGCGATCGTCAAGTTGCACTCGCGGCAAAAAGTCAGCTTTTGAGAGAAACTCTGCTCTTTGTTCTGGTGTGGCGATACGGTTAACCAACTGTCCACCGTGGGGGGCTATGGCATCTGGATTGTGACTCAACGTAATCCCCTCTTTGTATTAACTGTTATTGTTTCAGATTATGTACTAACTTATCAAAATGCTGGTACTGAGAAAAAAAAGAGTTTAAAGAATGGAGGAAAATTGTTGCAACTAGCCTCTAAGCGATCTGATTAAGTTACGCTAAAGCTAATCCAGCCTTAAGTTTCAGAATAGTTCCTTTATAAGGAAAATGCTTATGAATGCTGTATCTCCCGTTGTTAAACCTGTTAGCCAAATGCGGCTAGCACCTGGTAGTACAGTGTCTATTCAAAATGTAAGCTGGAAGGAATTTGAGTCTATCTTGCAAGAACTGGGGGAAAAGCGATCGCGACGAGTTGCTTACAGCAAGTCTACGTTAGAAATTATGGTTCCTCTACCCGAACACGAAAAATCAAAGGACTTAATTTCGGATATTGTCAAAATCTTGCTGAAGATCGCAGGGAAAAGTTATGAACCCTTCTGATGTATAAATAACCCCCGCTTTAAATATAAAGGTGGGGGTAAAGAATCGTTGTTTAGTTTTCTCAAAAAATGTAAATTCATATTCCGATTCAGGAACGCCGAAAATCGATGTTTTTGAAGATTTTGAGCTTCTGGCTAAAATCGTTGGCTAAAACGCAGTCGCACCATCGATTCCATCGGCAAAGGCATCTAGTCCAGTCCAATTGCCTTTAATCGGTTTTGGATAACCCTCATCGGCTTTGTCGGCAGCAATATCATAGCGAATAAACTCAGATCCTTTGAATAAATAAACTTTACCATTACCTAGATTCAGGGCGGCATTGATATTGTCATAAAAAACTCCAGGCCAATATGACGAAATATCATAACTAGCACTTGCGCCTCGCTCGGCAGCAATATCATAGCGAGTATAATAATGGCCTTTGAAGAAATAAACTTGGCCCTTACCGAGATTGACGGCAGCATCAATCTCGTTAGTGAAGTCATCCATTCCAGCCCAATTGCCTTTAATCGGTTTTGGATAACCACTATCAATTTGAGCGGTAGGCGCATCGTAGCTAATATACTCAGAGCCTTTGAACACATAAATCTTCTCATTGTCCCAATGGACGGCAGCATCGAACCCGTCAGCGAAGGCATCTAATCCCGGCCAATTGCCTTTAATCGGTTTTGGATAACCCTCATCGGCTCGATCATTAGCAATATCAAACTGGATATACTGGTCTCCTTTGAAAAAATAAGCTTTTTTGAAAGGATTTGGGATAGGGCGATCGCGGGGTTCGAGGAGACTAGAAGGAATGTCTGTAATATTAAAAGTGAGTGCTTCACTCTCATTAGTCGTTGTCACGACATAGAAAAAATTGTCGCAAGCATCATTTTTGTACTTGTTCCCTTTTTTGAACCAATATTTAGTTCCATTCTGATTAGTCCATAATTTTACGGTAGATCCGTTATTACTGAAATTACCACCTAAATAATCGTACTTGGATGTAACGTAGAGATAGCCACCGTCGTAGTGTATCCATCGGTCTTTATAGGGGCCATCATAAAACTTGAAGGAACATCGATCAGTATCGAAAATCTCCATCGTAAAATAGGCAACATAGGCATCATCAGTAGATAAGCACAGATACTTGCTGTACGATTCTGTACAGGTCGATGTTAAAAAGTGTTTGTATTCGTATTTAACTCCTAAAAGCTCGTGGCCCACAGATAACTTGACATATCTTTTTTGATTTTCCATTTTAATTCTCCATTGAAGTTGAATGTAATTTACAGACCGAACATTTCCTTATTGAGGAAAAAACTTTTGTAGCCCGTAGTACGGGTGTGACTTTAGGATTTTTCACAACCGTTATCAGCTAATTTAAGCTTTCGATACTCGTCAATTGATAAAACGATTAAAAATATATTCACTCTTCAAAGCATAAAAGACAAGGACATATAAGACAGATAAGAAACAGTTTTGTAAATATATATTAAGCAGATGTTCTATGGAGCGTCCTAACAATTGAACAATATTTATCTTGGTCAATTCTTGCTCATTTAACTTATTCAATCAATGCTTGTTGTAGGGTAAATGAAAAAATAAATGCTTCAACCTTCAGTAAAAATTCTTGAAAGTATAAGCATGAAAAAATTTTGGGAAAATACCCGCGATCTGACTGAATACGGTTTCAATATAATGTTATTGGAAATAAGACTAAAGTTAGAGAGCTGTGGCAGCAGCAACTTAAACTAGTTAAAAAAATTCAATGTCATCCGACTCTGCTACTGAATCAGAGTTTTGAGGAGTAGCTCTTTTTCTGGCATTATTATCCAATTTAAAGACAAAAATACCCCTCCAAAACTCAGGGCAGCTTTTGCCTATCTGAAGTTCACAGGAGGGGCAGTTTTGACTTCTACCGAAACCGGGGTAAGATTCAACTAAACTGTTCAATTATTCCGCCACCTAAAACTTTCTCGCCGTCGTACCACACCGCCGCTTGTCCGGGGGTGATGCTGATTTGGGGTTCATCAAACACCAAACGCACACGGGAGTTTTCCAACGGAATCACTGTCACTGGTGTAGGCGTTGAACGATAGCGAATTTGCACTTCGGCATGAATTGGGGTAGATGGTTCTGCAATGGAAACCCAGTTTACCCGTCCAACTGTGCATTCTGGCTGAGTAACCCTAGTGCGATCGCCTACTACTACTTTATTATTTTCCGCATCTAATTCAATCACATACAACGGTTCAGCAGCAGCAATCCCCAAACCTTTGCGCTGGCCAATGGTGTAGTGATGCACACCATCATGTTGTCCCAAAATTTTGCCTGTGGTATCGACAATATCGCCACTTTTGGGAGCTAAATATTTATCCAAAAATGCCCGCATGGAACCATTACTTTCCACTAAGCACAAGTCTTGACTTTCGGGCTTATCAGCAGTTTTCAATCCGTATTCAGTCGCAATGCGGCGCGTATCAGTTTTTTCTAGTTCGCCGAGAGGAAATATAGTTGCTGCAAGTAAATCTTGAGACAAATCATAGAGGAAGTATGATTGGTCTTTGTTGCGGTCAATAGCTCTTAATAACTGGTAACGTCCAGTTGCTTCGTCATAACTAATTCGGGCATAATGACCAGTGGCGATGCGATCGCACCCCAATTCTTCACGAGCATACTGCACCATTGGCCCAAACTTCACCGTTTTATTGCATTGAGAGCAAGGTAAAGGTGTGATCCCAGCACTGTAACCAGTCACTAGGTAATCGACAATATGGGTTTGAAAGAGATCCCGAATATCTACAATTTGATGGGGAACGCCCAGTTGTTCACAGAGATCAGCCGCGTCGATCATACCTTCAGAGCAACATTGACCTTTGCCTTTCATTAGCCAAAGAGTCAAACCAATCACTTCATAGCCCTGATGGTGCAGGATAGCTGCGGCGGTGGAACTGTCAACGCCACCAGAAAGACCAACGACGACTTTTTTCATACAAAGCACGACACGATAGCTGCGTGGTTGTCCAATTGTAGCACACACTCTTCCAAAGCCTTGCTACCAAAGCACTTCGGTTTTAAAGGAAGCAAATAGAGGCGATCGTAGTAAAAGTGAAAGCAGTTTATGCACGCATTGGAAATAGTACCCCAGAGGGTACTATTAAGCATTCAGAAATACTTCTATATTCGGAATACAAACCCTGGTAGAGTCTAGTGCAAAAAGCAAAAGGTAAGCTATTTGATTGGGTGGTGTTGGCGAATAATTGAGCATTACCCGGATGCCAACGGGGAAGCGTCAAGCTACGCAGAGTTTAGGGAAGATTATAAGCTGAGAAAGCTTATAAAGTAAACTTTTAAGCCTTACTAAACTGGATAGTTATTGCCTAGTAGAGGTTGGCGTAAATAAGCCACTCTTCTCAAATATCTAAAACCCCTACGCAATAGTAATTACGAATTAAGAATTATGCGTTCGCGTAGCGTCTCTTAGAGAAGGGGTATTACTTTACTTCTGTCTTGAAAATTAGATCCGCAACCAGGGTAAAGGCAAGATTAAGCAAAGGAATATTTATGACAGATCAAGTTATTAATTGGAACAATGTATATTTACAAACAATTCGTCTGAACGGTGGCGCACCTGGGCCAATCTCCCGTACTGGTGCTATATTACATGCTGCCATATACGATGCTGTCAATTCCATTGATCAAGACTACAAACCGTATTTAGAAATTCTTCCGGTAAAATTAGGAGCTTCTAAAGAAGCAGCAGCAGTTTATGCCGCATTTACTGTATTAAGTAGCGACACTGTTTATCCTAATGCCAATTTTCCCAAATCAAAAAATAAAAACCAGAGCTTTTTTGACGCAGAACGAGAGAAAGCCATCCATGAAATTAAAAGTAGTGGTGTGTCGCAACAGAGTATTGATGATGGTAAAGAACTTGGAATCGCCGCAGCTAAAGCAATCCTCAAAAATCGAGAAGGGGACGGGTTTGATGACAAGACCGATTACAAATCAGGACATCAGCCTGGTGATTGGCGACCAACTGGTTCTGGCCCTGCAACTACCCCAAATTGGGGCAAAGTAAAACCTTTTTCGCCAACCTTAATCAAGAAGTTTCGTCCGACTAAACCAGCAGGCTTCAGCAGTAAACAGGATCTACTGGCCAGTGTTGAATATGCTGCTCAAGTAAATGAAGTAAAACGGCTTGGTGCTGCTAATTCTACTGAACGGACTCAAGAACAAACCGATATTGCTCTTTTCTGGGCAAATGATCTTGATGGAACATATAAGCCACCTGGACAACTTTATACCATAACCCAGATTGTCTCTAAATTGAGATGTCTGAGCTTTTCCGAAAATGCACGGTTGTTTGCTTTGGTGGGTTTAGGTTTAGGCGATGCGGCCATCTTGGCATGGGATGCGAAGTACGACACCGATTTGGATTTGTGGAGACCAGAAACGGCAATTCAAAGAGCATTTGAAGACAACAACCCTGGAACAACTGCTGATCCCACTTGGAGACCTCTATCACCCAATGCTGATGGCACTAGATTTTCTCCTTCATTTCCAGCCTATATCTCTGGTCATGCCACTTTCGGAGCAGTCCATGCCAGTATTTTGCGGAACTTCTTTGGCACCGACAATGTTACTTTTACGGCAACATCTGAAGATCCAAGTGCGAGAGGCAATAATGGCATTAGAATCACACGGACATTTAATAGTTTCTCTTCCGCAGCTTTAGAGAATGGGCGCAGTCGTGTTTATCTAGGTGTCCATTTTCAATGGGATGCAGACGCAGCTTATGTGTCTGGCACCAAATTGGCAGACTTTCTGTTTGAAAGCTTACTGACACAAAATTGTAGTTAAGTAGCACAGCGCTAATATTTTCCTCATTCCTCGTCGTATGGGAGTGTATTCATTTGGGCTGTTGACTCAATTTCTGATTGGATAAGGGACTTTCAGCGAAAAAACAAAACATCCCACTGTAGGGGCGCACAGCTAGCTGTGCGCCCCTACAAATGTATCTAAAGAGCCTCTAATTAGCCTTCATTCGCAGAGCAGATGAACCAGTTTTGGGGCGGTCAAAAATGAATGCAGATGGCTATCTAAGAATGATTACAGATGTATTTTTTGCCACGCAGATGAGCTAATTTTACGTTAACGCTATATAGTGGTTGCTACAACGGTGAACTAATTAGTTCCTCATGGAAATTGCTTAAAAATACTTTGACTACTTTCTAAGTACTATGTCGAGAGGAATACCAAGTAAATTTACCCTTTTTCAGATGCTGCGCCGAAGTTCTGAGGGTTGGAAGCCCACTATCCGATTTCTCCCGCTGTTAGTAGGAGGATGGTTAGTGCTGATTTCTGACTATGCCCCAGCACAAGCAGAAATCCACAACAGTATGCTACTGGCTCAACAAGGAGGTGAAGCTTTACCACCACCGCCAATTCCCTTTGGTCAACAGCCATCACCGCAGTTACAACCAGCAGAACTAGTTGAGGATAATCAATCGGATCTAAACTTTCAACCCCCGCAACCATTACAAAATAATCAATCCGATCTGAACTTTCAAGCCCCTCAACCATTACAAAATAATCAATCCAATCAGAACTTTCAGCCCCCCCAAACTACACAGTTTAGTCAATATAACCAGAACTTTGAGCGCTACTTAGTTTACGTAGATAGTAGTGATTTCCAGACGTTACAAGCAATCCGCCAGATTGAACCCAGTGCTTACATTCGCGAGTACCAAGGAAGGAATGTTATTCAGTCAGGTGTTTTTAACAGAGTATCTAACGCCCAAGAACGGGTGAATGAGTTACAGTCACGGGGAATATATAGCGCTCGGATTATCAGCTTTGGTAACGGACAGGAAATAGATGTAGGTAATAGAGGCGTAGGGGAACGCAGCAATATAAATCCTCCCAAGCAAGCCTCTAGATATTATGTCGTTATTCCGACTACTCAAGAACAGTTATCTGCGATCGCAGAACAAATTAGGCAGAATCTAGCCCGATTTAGTCAAGATTTAGGACGATCTGGCGCTGTCCTCGAAAGGACGCAACCACGAGGACCACACGTAGCAGTAGGGCCTTTCGCCGATCGATTCCAAGCTGAGGAATGGAATAAGTATCTGCGAAATATAGGATACCGAAATGCCAGGGTTTTCTACGGTAAATGAAGAAGTTAGGAGTCTATCCAATACTTTTGGGGTTTTGGGGAAAAGGGGAAAGGGAAAGGGTTTGAATTCCCCTTTCCCCATTGCCCTTTAACCTTTCCCCAGACCAAAGAGAGATTATTGGGTTTATCCGAAAAGTATTGAGAGTCAATCGATTTGAGATTTTGAATTTTGAATTGAACAACAAATCTAAAATTTAAAATCCAAAATTGATAGACTCTCCACTTCCACAATTATTAACGCAGGGATTCAATAATTACCGCTATTGTAATTAAACACAAGAGGATAATTCCCACAGGAAGCAAAAACTGTTGTAACAGGTACAGCAGTA contains:
- a CDS encoding hemopexin repeat-containing protein, whose amino-acid sequence is MENQKRYVKLSVGHELLGVKYEYKHFLTSTCTESYSKYLCLSTDDAYVAYFTMEIFDTDRCSFKFYDGPYKDRWIHYDGGYLYVTSKYDYLGGNFSNNGSTVKLWTNQNGTKYWFKKGNKYKNDACDNFFYVVTTTNESEALTFNITDIPSSLLEPRDRPIPNPFKKAYFFKGDQYIQFDIANDRADEGYPKPIKGNWPGLDAFADGFDAAVHWDNEKIYVFKGSEYISYDAPTAQIDSGYPKPIKGNWAGMDDFTNEIDAAVNLGKGQVYFFKGHYYTRYDIAAERGASASYDISSYWPGVFYDNINAALNLGNGKVYLFKGSEFIRYDIAADKADEGYPKPIKGNWTGLDAFADGIDGATAF
- the mnmA gene encoding tRNA 2-thiouridine(34) synthase MnmA; this translates as MKKVVVGLSGGVDSSTAAAILHHQGYEVIGLTLWLMKGKGQCCSEGMIDAADLCEQLGVPHQIVDIRDLFQTHIVDYLVTGYSAGITPLPCSQCNKTVKFGPMVQYAREELGCDRIATGHYARISYDEATGRYQLLRAIDRNKDQSYFLYDLSQDLLAATIFPLGELEKTDTRRIATEYGLKTADKPESQDLCLVESNGSMRAFLDKYLAPKSGDIVDTTGKILGQHDGVHHYTIGQRKGLGIAAAEPLYVIELDAENNKVVVGDRTRVTQPECTVGRVNWVSIAEPSTPIHAEVQIRYRSTPTPVTVIPLENSRVRLVFDEPQISITPGQAAVWYDGEKVLGGGIIEQFS
- a CDS encoding vanadium-dependent haloperoxidase, with product MTDQVINWNNVYLQTIRLNGGAPGPISRTGAILHAAIYDAVNSIDQDYKPYLEILPVKLGASKEAAAVYAAFTVLSSDTVYPNANFPKSKNKNQSFFDAEREKAIHEIKSSGVSQQSIDDGKELGIAAAKAILKNREGDGFDDKTDYKSGHQPGDWRPTGSGPATTPNWGKVKPFSPTLIKKFRPTKPAGFSSKQDLLASVEYAAQVNEVKRLGAANSTERTQEQTDIALFWANDLDGTYKPPGQLYTITQIVSKLRCLSFSENARLFALVGLGLGDAAILAWDAKYDTDLDLWRPETAIQRAFEDNNPGTTADPTWRPLSPNADGTRFSPSFPAYISGHATFGAVHASILRNFFGTDNVTFTATSEDPSARGNNGIRITRTFNSFSSAALENGRSRVYLGVHFQWDADAAYVSGTKLADFLFESLLTQNCS